The Clarias gariepinus isolate MV-2021 ecotype Netherlands chromosome 24, CGAR_prim_01v2, whole genome shotgun sequence region tcctgagatgtaaagcaaacaatcacctcaccgtcaccaaacctgagtgatcaatgagagtgaggaagacagcatccaaacataccagttcaccataatactctacgtccatgagtcccccagatctgctcctttacctaaggcaaatctatttataaaaatgcttggctaaataaataggtttttagcctggacttaaacactgagactgtgtctgagtcccgaacactatttggaagactataatacgcggtactgacaagcagcctgcatcctttgatcaaagtaggcgcggcggatcgtaagacactagcatttcgctcagatactgcggcgcatttaatgctttatatgtcaagagtactattttaaaatcaatgcgaaatttcacagggagccaatgaagtgaagataaggtaggggtgatgtgctcatatcttctggttctagtgaggactcttgctgctgcattctggactagctgaagcttgtttatgcacctagctgaacaaccagacagtaaggcattacaattacaatagtccaacctagaggtgataaaagcatgaactagtttttctgcatcgtttagcgacaatatatttcttatcttggcaatatttctgaggtaaaaggatgctatcctggtaatattatctacatgagcttcaaatgaaaggctggaatcaataatcacaccaaggtctttcactgttgcacttgatggaacagaaaggccatctaaagttacagtgtgatctaaaattttactcctagctgtatgtggtcctatgactagaacttctgtcttatcaggattaagcagaaggaagttaattagcatccaatttcttaatTGGACATAATTGGATAATAGACACATACCACCTGACACTGAGGCTTTGAAGCAAATCTTGAGGACTGATGCCATTTGTTGGTGACACCACAGCAACAAGCAACCAAGAAGCATGGGCTCGTATCAAGGAGAGATCAGGGTGTCACTGATGACCTGTGAAGTTTGTCTCAAGAGCCCACACCCATGTTGTTCTGGTAGAGTGTAGAGATTTTCTGAAAAGTTGGATTGGGAATATGTGACTCTTGTAAGTTTAAAGTGTAGAAGAGCAAATACTaccgaggtttcactgtgttTGACGCATTGATTTTGTTCTCTCTATCCCAGGCATGCACGTTAGTTTATAGCTTGACATTGAAATATATTGATCATTGTTTGTTCGGTGTGAATGTGTAACATCTAGCCAACTGATCTGAAGTCGTTctcttgatgatgatgatgatgatgattataataataataataataataataagccaaGCTACTCAGATACTCACCACCAACCACAGATCATGGACATTTAGTGTGACAGCAGATGCTGCTGTGTAGGCGGAGCAATGGCAGAAATAATCAAACATCCACAAAGATGACAGTTCTGGTCAAAACAATCACTTAACTCCTGCTTGTTTGTATTGacaaagacatttttgtttACATCAGCATGATCTTTTTCTTGGAAAGCGCATCTGTCTTACTATGTCTTTGTACTTCTCTCTGTCACAGACACGACCCAGAATCTGCTGCTGTAAATGAATTCCAGAAAAAGTTCAGATTAAACCTGATGAAGAAGTTTGAGTGGGTAAATGGAATGATAATAAATCAGGAAAACCTAACACTACTGAGTgagatctacacagagctctacatcacagaggGAGACAGTGGAGGCGTCAATAAagaacatgaggtgagacagattGAGGCAGCATCCAGGAAAACAACATTAGAGGAAAAACCAATCAAATGCAATGACATCTTTAAGCCCTTGTCTGATCAAGACAAACCCATCAGAACTGTGCTGACAAAGGGAGTCGCTGGCATCGGAAAAACATtctctgtgcagaagttcattCTGGACTGGGCTGAAGGGGAAGCAAATCAGGACATCCCCCTCATATTTCCACTTCCTTTCAGAGAGCTGAATCTGATGAACGAGCAGAAACTGAATCTGATGGAGCTCCTTCGTGTCTGTTTTAAGGAAacgaaagaaacagaaatgtacAGTTTGGAAAAGGTTCTGTTCATTTTTGATGGATTGGATGAGTATCGATTCTCTCTGGATTTCCAGAAggcagtgagagtgtgtgatgtaactgaatCAGCATCAGTGCCGGTGCTGCTGATAAACCTGATCAAAGGGAATttgcttccctctgctctcaACTGGATCACCTCACGACCAGCAGCAGCTGATCAAATCCCCTCTGAGTGTGTCGATCGAGTCACAGAGGTACGAGGGTTCAATGACCCACAGAAGgaggagtacttcaggaagaggatcagtgatcagagcctggccaataacatcatcacacacctgaagtCATTAAGAAGCCTCTACATCATGTGTCACATCCCAGTTTTTTGCTGGATCTCAGCCGctgttctagagagaatgttTGGGGAAGCAGAGAGTAGAAAGATCCCCaagactctgactcaaatgtacacacacttcctcatcaTTCAGATCAACATCATAAGAGAAAAGTACTCAGAGAAGCTGGAGAGTAATAAAGAAATGCTTCTCAAACTGGGACACCTGGCTTTTCAGCAGCTGAAGAAACACAACCTGATCTTCTATGTTgaagacctgagagagtgtggcattgatgtgagagaagcagcagtgtactcaggtgtgtgtacgcagatcttcagagaggagtttggGCTTCACCAGAGTAAAGTCTACTGCTTTGTTCATCTGAGTATTCAGGAGCATCTCGCAGCTCTGTATGTGTACCTGATGTTCATGAGGAAAAAGATAAATGTTCTTCAGCATAGTTTGTATCCTCACTATGTGCTTACTAATCCATATATCTTCTCCCGACTTGTATCCTTTCGGAGATATTATCTGAAGATGGGGAATTTAACAGAAATTAAAATCTCAGAAGTCCACATTAGTGCTGTAGCTCAGACCTTAAACAGTAAGACTGGACATCTGGATCTTTTCCTCCGCTTTCTTCTGGGTCTCTCACTGGAGTCCAATCAGAAACTCTTACATGACTTAGTAAGACAGACAGGAAGTAGCTCCCACAGCAAAGATGAAACAGTTCAGTACATTAACAAGATGATCAGTGGAGGTCTTCCTCCagagaaatccatcaatctgttccactgtctgaatgaaCTTGGTGATGATTCTCTAGTGGAGGAAATCCAACACTACCTGAAATCTGGAAAACAAAGTGAACTCTCTCCTTCACAGTGGtctgctctggtgtttgtgttactgacatCAGCAGAGGATCTGGAGGAATTTGATCTGAATAAATATTACAGTCCAGAGAAGATAACAGAAGAGGTTCTTGTGAAGTTGATGCCTGTGATTTCAGCATCCAGAAAAGCAATGTAAGTAAATCTGTTTAAATCTGTTCTACTGtagaaagagagaaactgaAAAACACTTTGATAAATATGTACTTTAAGATGGGCTTTTTTTGAGCTTAAGGTGATACAGAGTGGTGttaatgtgaataaataaatagttacaTAAGAGAATAACTatcacataaataaatgaatgactgATTTCTTGAATTGATGCCTTGGTGCCTGAAATAATAAGAGTTTATTGAAGTTATGATTTATATGACAGTAAAGTTGGTTTTATTCTGGATATTTAACACTTGTTCACACCTCCGAGTTCAGAGTCTGTGAAaaccctgtaaaaaaaaactgttttcatCTATGTAAACCTCATTAACGTCACACTTAGatctacatttttttcattataacattttttttcatttcattttaatttgttgtgTTTGCCTGGAAGTGCAGTTGCACTGAACCactttcattattattagttCCTGCTATTATGACTTCACTAAAGGATTGTATGTGATGTGAGTGGTTGTCAGGGTGTCTCTTAGTGACTCACTATTGCTCTCCACCTGTTGTCAGGGTGTCTCTTAGTGACTCACTATTGCACTCCacctgtttctgttttttttttttttttttttttaaatattttttgggggttttccaattttctccccaatattagtcgtagccaattcctccccgtcactagggggttCCCACATTTAGGCTAccactaccactcagtc contains the following coding sequences:
- the LOC128511928 gene encoding NLR family CARD domain-containing protein 3-like, whose protein sequence is MERPDLETENETPSSEKHKLQIKRSDSPGPSCVSMKSDGSMDPPYGNFKRGDSSSVHSKLQIKRSDSPRPSCVSMKSDGSMDPSYGNFKRGDSSSVHRHDPESAAVNEFQKKFRLNLMKKFEWVNGMIINQENLTLLSEIYTELYITEGDSGGVNKEHEVRQIEAASRKTTLEEKPIKCNDIFKPLSDQDKPIRTVLTKGVAGIGKTFSVQKFILDWAEGEANQDIPLIFPLPFRELNLMNEQKLNLMELLRVCFKETKETEMYSLEKVLFIFDGLDEYRFSLDFQKAVRVCDVTESASVPVLLINLIKGNLLPSALNWITSRPAAADQIPSECVDRVTEVRGFNDPQKEEYFRKRISDQSLANNIITHLKSLRSLYIMCHIPVFCWISAAVLERMFGEAESRKIPKTLTQMYTHFLIIQINIIREKYSEKLESNKEMLLKLGHLAFQQLKKHNLIFYVEDLRECGIDVREAAVYSGVCTQIFREEFGLHQSKVYCFVHLSIQEHLAALYVYLMFMRKKINVLQHSLYPHYVLTNPYIFSRLVSFRRYYLKMGNLTEIKISEVHISAVAQTLNSKTGHLDLFLRFLLGLSLESNQKLLHDLVRQTGSSSHSKDETVQYINKMISGGLPPEKSINLFHCLNELGDDSLVEEIQHYLKSGKQSELSPSQWSALVFVLLTSAEDLEEFDLNKYYSPEKITEEVLVKLMPVISASRKAIIRCDRIENRSAAALGSVLNSETSNLRELHLTVKTLNLTENKLTDSGVKRLSAVLENPHCKVETLRLQCCHVLGESCAALTSALRLNPSHLRELDLSRNALGDSGVKCLCAVLENPDCKLEKLVLKSCGVSDEGCAALTSALRSNPSHLRDLDLNGNKIGDSGVKCLSALKDDEHYRLQTLRLGW